Below is a window of Chrysiogenia bacterium DNA.
GAGGAAGAGATCGTCAACATCTCGCTGGCCGAGGAGCTCGACAAGGCGCTCAAGACGCTCACCCCGCGCGAAGAGAAGATCCTGCGCATGCGTTTCGGCCTGGGCGGCACGCGCCGTCACACCCTGCTGGAAATCGGCAAGGACTTCGGTCTGACCCGCGAGCGCATCCGCCAGATCGAGAAAAAGGGCGTCGAGAAACTGCGCCTGCCGCTCAAGGACGTCGCTCTGGAAGACTTCCTGGACCATTCCTCCGACCACTGATCGAACGACAGAGATCACAAAAAAAGCCCCCGCGTCGCGGGGGCTTTTTGCTAATGGCGATTGTTTCAGCGGAACATCTTCAGGCACAGCTCCTTGACGGAGTTGACGATGTCTTCCTCGGAGACGTCCAGTCCGTCGGTTACCCAGCGGTAGATGATCATCTGGGCGCCGCCGATCAGAAAAGTCATGGCGATGCGGGCGTCATAGTCCCCTCCGATAATCCCCTGCTTGCGAAAGTGCTCGGTGTAGTGGACGCCGACATCGGTCACCCGGTCGTAGAACTGGTTGATCTTCTCGTCGAAGCCCAGGCCCGTGCCGACGGCCTCCCGCAGGAAGATCTTGCCAAGGTCGCGATTCTCCTGAAAGAAGGAGATCAGCGGGGTGCTGATACGATCCACACCGGCCTCGATGTCGGAGATGGATTTTACTTCCTTGATATCCTGGATGGTGATCAGCTTGAACAGGCGCTCGGTCAGCGAGTCGACGATCTCGGAAAAGATCGCCTTCTTGTCGTCGAAATACAGGTAGAAGGTGCCCTGGGCGATGCCCACTTCCTGGACGATGTCGGAGACACTGGTGTTGTGAAAGCCCT
It encodes the following:
- a CDS encoding TetR/AcrR family transcriptional regulator — its product is MSKREQDKEARRRAILDAAKKIFAAKGFHNTSVSDIVQEVGIAQGTFYLYFDDKKAIFSEIVDSLTERLFKLITIQDIKEVKSISDIEAGVDRISTPLISFFQENRDLGKIFLREAVGTGLGFDEKINQFYDRVTDVGVHYTEHFRKQGIIGGDYDARIAMTFLIGGAQMIIYRWVTDGLDVSEEDIVNSVKELCLKMFR